The DNA segment TCCGCTACGGCTGCGGCTGCGGCTACGGCTGCCGCTCTTACGGCTTCCAGCGCTCTGGCTGCGGCTACGCGACCGGCTACGGCTGCGACTTCCGCCCGATCCGGAACGGCTTCTCGAGCGCGACCCTTTGGCACTGCCCGACCGGCTACGCGAGCGGCTGCGCGAACGGCTGCGGCTACGCGAGCCACTGCCGGCACGGCTACCGGCCCGACTGCCCGAGCCCGACCGCGACCGGGACCGTGAGCCCGATCCGGACCGCGACCGGGACCGCGATCGACGCTGCGACCCATCCGAATCTTCTTCGTCCGACGCGATGCGGCGCTTGCGCTTCGTTGCCGGCGCGCCCGACTCACCGCCCGACTCGTCCCCGCTCGCTATCTTCAGCCGGCTGTCGTCGCTGTCCGACTCGCTCGTCGACACGGTGGCCTTCGACAGGATGCGCCCCTTCTGCTTCTGCGACAGCCCTTCGTCCATCGCCTTCTGGCGCTTCTTCTGCCCGCCGGATGCGCCCTTCTTCTTGCGCTTGCGCGAACCTtcgccctcctcctcctcgctgtCCGAATCGCCCCCACTTCCGCGGCGTGCCTTCTCCTTGCGCTTCcgactgccgccgccgccctgCGATTTGCGCGGCTTCTTCTCGCCCTTGCGCTTCCGCTCCTTTGGCGCTCCCGAGCCCTCCTCTCCGCCGCTACCACCACCCCCACCAACCTCACCGCCGCTTGCATCCGAGTCGGAAATGTAATCCTTCCGTCCACGGCCGCCCTTTTTCTTCGCCTCCGGCGCCGGCTCGGCAAAGAACAGTGCGTTCTTCGTCTTCTCCTTGTACTCCTGGCGCTTGAGCAGCATCTCCTCGTGCGCCTTGCGGCGCATCTCCTCCATCCGGCGGCGATCCTCCGCCTGGCGGCGCTTGAACTCTTCCCGCTCCAGCTCCTGCTTCTGGCGCAGCGAGCGCTCCTCTTCATCGATCTTGCGCGCCCGCGACACGTGGTACTGCGCCTGCTGCAGCAGATCCTGGCACTGGTTCGCTTCCGTCTCGGCCAGCGCAATGTTGTACCGCGTCTTGTCGCCGTGCACGGACAGGTAGGTAAAGTACTTGTGCGCCAGCCCGAGCTCGTGCACCGCCTGCAGCACCACGCTCAGGACGGACTTCTCGTCGCGCAGCACAAACGTGGCGAGCCGCTGCAGCACGAGCGCAATGTTAAACAGCAGCACCGTGTCCTGCGGCGCAACCCGCCGCGCCTTCAGCAGCGTCATCTTCGCCTCCTTCAGCTTGCCCGCCCGGAAGTAGGCCCGGGCCAGGTACTGCATCACCTCCACGTTGTTGTGGCGGTAGAACTTCTTCAGGCAGTTTTCGTACATCTGGATCGCGCTAATGTACTGCTTCTGCTCCACGTAGATGTGCGCAATGTTGATCCACACGTCGCAAAAGTCGGCCGTCGCTTCGCGCACCTGCGCAAAGATGTCGCGCGCCTCAATGATGCAGCCCTTGTGCGCGAGCACGGCGCCGATCCCATTCGCCGCCCATATGTTCTTCGGATCGTTGCGCAGCACCTGCTTGTAGATGGCGAGCGCCTTCTCCTGGtgcttcttttccttctccttgTCCCGGTTCGGTTGGTGCAGGCTTTGCAGCCAAAAGTTGCCGAGCGCGATAAGCGAGTAGGCGTCGCTCGAGGTGGCCGGATTCTTCAGAATCGTCTCAAAGTTCTTCTGCCCCAGCGTCCACTGCATCTTGGCGAGATGCAGGTTGCCGAGCAGCGACCGGGTGTCCGGGTTTTCCATGTTAATCTTCAGCGCGTCCTTGAAGAAATCGGACGCCACGAAAATCAAACCCTTGTCGCGGGCCATACACCCCAGCCGCAGGTAGCAGTCGATGTAGTTCGGGTGCTCCTTCAGGATGTCCTTGTACAGCTTGTCCGCCTTGTCGAACACGGCCATCGCTTCGTACAGCCGGGCCAGATTGTACGTCATCGAGACGGAGATGGAATCGTAGTACTGTGCGTCGTGCTGCGCCTCAATCTTGGCCCGCTCGATCGCCTGCTCCAGCTTCGACATCGCCTCGTCCAGATTGCCCAGCCGGTAGTGCAGGGCGGCCACGTTGTTCAGTATCTCGGGCGGTATGTCCGCGTTCACCTTCTCCGTCAGGATGCTCGTAGCGGTGCCGTACGCCTGCAGCGAGCCTTGCAGATCGTTCTGCTCCAGGATCTGGGCCAGCTCGATCCACGCCTCCACATCGTCCGGGAACTGCTCCGTTACCTTCTTCAGGTGGTTCTTGGCGATGTCACGCTTCGACTGCGAGGAGGAAGTCGCGTACAGGGAGCCCAAAATCTTCATCGTCTCGTAATTGCCCGGCTGTGCTTTCAGCACCTTCTCGAAACACTGTGCAGCCtgcaatcaaaaccaaaaacccccTCCCGTTAGCTCTGGCCATTTCTTGAACGAACGAGTCCATCCAGCACCCTTTTTTCACCGACTTACATTTTCCGAATCGCCACGATAGATGTACATCTGTCCGAGACCGAAGTGGGGCAGCACAAAGTTCACCGGCGCAAACTGCGTCGACTGATAGTAGTACTGGAACGCCTGATCGTAGTCGCGCTGCACGTGGAAGGCGCGTGCCAGCTGGTAGCAGCTTTCCGCACGCATCGCTTCATTTTCCGTGTTGTGGAAGGCGTGCAGCGCCAAGTGCTGCACCTTCTGGTAGTCCTTCTTGAAGAAGAAATGGTTCGCCAGATGGTTCAGCACCATCGGGTTGGTCGAATCGATCGTGTACGCCTTCGACAGCATCTGCACGCCCATCCGGTTCGATTCGGGCTCGTGCAGGTTCAGCTTCAGGATGGCCAGCCCGACCAACGCACCAACGCACTGCGGCTCGAGGTCGAGCGCCCGCTGGAACGCTAGCTTCGCCTTGTCCGGATTGCTCAGCTTCAGAAAGCAGTGCCCCATACCGAGCCGTACCGCGGCCGGACAGTTCGGGTTGGTCCGAAGCGCCTTCTTGTAGAACGCCAGCGCACCCCGGTAGTCCTTCTTGTTGAACGCAATGCACGCCTTGCCGAGCAGCGACGGTATGTTGGAGGGCGATTGGTTCAGCACAAAGTTGAACTGTGCATCGGCCTGGTCCATCTTGTCGCCCTCCAGCAGACAGAAGTACGCACGACCGAGCAGATGGTTCTGATCGTACATGATGATCTTGTCCGCGGTCGTGTAGAGGAGCGTCGCCTTCAGGAACAGGTCGCGCTTCTTGTCCTTCGACTTTTCCCGGTTGGCTTCCTGCACGTAGTACGCGGCCAGCATATCGTACGCGCGCATCTGGTCCTTCTCAAAGTCCCGATAATGGATGTTGGCGTCCACGCGGGACGCCTCGAGGATTTTGATGAAATcatctgttttcttttgcttgtaGTACGCCAACTGAACACGAGGAaaaggggggaagggaggggtGATTACCATCGAAAATCCGGTGCAAAAAGGGTCTTTACTTACCGCAACCGTCACCCACGTATTGAGCTGGGAGCGCTCCTGCCGCAAGATGCCAAGCACCTCTTCACCCTCGGGAAGCTGTTCCGGATCGAGCTCTATAACCTGTTGTGGGAATATGCGACACGGCAAACGTTGGAAAGTAAGTATCAGTCCAGAAGAACGTCACACAACTCGCAGAAATCCTGGCATCATACCTCGTCCGTGTCCCTCAGCGGGATTTCAATCGGTGCAGCCATGATGTTTGCCGCGCGGCCTTCCGCACAGAAGACGACGTAATAAACACACTCTCAGCGCACCGTCGCTCACAATCTTACTTGCTATCAGGAAGAACTGCACCACTGAGTGCAAATATCACTAAACTAAGCACCAAGTTTTCGTCGCTtttgtaaaacacttcaaacttTAAGATAAATTTTCACCAAACCACAAACAACGCACCAAACGGTGTGGAAAGggccgtgtttgtgtgtgcgtgtgcgtgcgtgtgtgttgtgacaGTTGCGGCCAATGTCAAACCAATTTATAGCGTTGGGTTGATTTCTGACGTTCGTTTCAACAGCGCCATCTGTGGGTGAGATTGAGATCCTGTTGAGGATTAGGCTCCTCCCATTTTTTGAAACGGCAATGGTGGTTGcatattgaatttaaaaaatattcaatatcCTTAAACGGTGATGTTCTGAATCGACTTAACTTTTTCATTTATGTACATTTTACTTCAGGCACTCGCTATATTTCTcaagattatttaaaatatttaagaaaaaacaataacaataaaaataaatgaatcaGAACAATGCAAATCCATGCTAAGGGACAGTAAGAATACGAAATAATCCAAAACAATGCTCTTTTTTACCTACAACTATCGCTTTCCAGTCATTGGAATTAACTTTGGTTGCCATTTAACGGATCAGACATTTTACCTCGCCCAATATTTCACCTCGCCCGCTTCATTCCTTTGATTTGGTTGATAAATAATTGTTGCCCATTTACGACGGTCCTCCCGGAAAATGGGCAACCGATCGGGAAGCAACACCATATTTCCGTCGTTACGCAGCTGCCAACGATTAGATACAGCCGGAACGAATCAACCAAACTCATCTCAACCTTCCCCTCAATCGCCCTCAGCGCGCGCACACGGTCTTCCCCGAGTGCTAAGTACTTTTTATTTGGCGTTAAATTTCCAAATCAATAGCATTAAAGCAAATAATGATGAGTGCGACTGCGTTCCGTGTATCTGTTTCAATAAAAGCATCCCCATTTTGTCCTGCGCTAACCGGGGCCTGAATTGCGCACAATTCTTTACGCAACAACGATTCGTGCGATGTCCTTTCGATTGCGCTGTCCTTTTGTGCTTGCGCGTTCGTTCTGTGTGCTTGCGCAGGACACAGCACGAGTGGCGTAGGTAGCCTGCGGGCTAACACGAAGgctttccatgttttttttttgttccattcaACTAAAAGACGacagtgaagaaaaaaaaaccggactATGCGCAGTTTGCAAAAATTCAACCATTTCAATGGGCTTCGAGTGCCGCAACGTCTGCCGTGACCATGTCAAACTTGTGCTAAATCCTTAGCATCAGGTTTGATCTTTCGGCCCTTTTCGCTTCCCATTTTCTACTGCCTCGAGTGGTTCTACAGTCACACTTTTCCATTGTGCTCGATTGTTGTCCGGCTTTTCTTCAAGACGGGGCAGAAAGAAGCGAGAacataaagcacacacacacaacactcgGTGACTGGCAGCAATTATGTCAAATTAGAAGCGTAAAAGGGCGATCTGTTGGCAGGAATGAAAGGAAAACGATTAATGCCAATTATATAAAAACtcccgagagagagagaggatgaaCGACGAGTGCTTTTTTCGTCCTCATTGTCGTTACAAATGCTAGAAATATGTacaatttcctttcctttttttccacgTAAAAGTCATCCTACACAAATCATCCGCTAGCGCAAGCGCAACACGGATTGTTCACATGTTTTCGGCGTACGATCTCGTGCGCGGCACAGGCTTTAGCCGGCTTGCACGATCAAGATCCTCACCACACCAAAACACCAGGCCAGGTGCAGCTGAAAAAATCTGTCCtgccagcacacacacacatggccaTGCCACTTCCTGCAATTTTATTGATAAACACCCCTGGCTGCCCCCACACCGTTTCGAATGCTGGGCATTCGATCAAACCTTTACAAAGCGCTCGGGGACAGCGCATCACATTCAAAAGGATTGCTAACAATTGGCAGCCACCGTTGGGCCTGTTGGGCCTGGTCCTTTGAGAGTTTCCCTTCCACTTTCCGCTCGAGCCATTTTTGGATATGTGTAAAcaaatgttattttattgCGGCACGATTGGCCTTTAATCCATTGGCCTGGGCAGGGGCAGTGCAGGGGGGAACAGGAACGTCTGTTGTTGATGGTGAATTCGTAATCGAACAACCTATTAAATGCATTAAGATTTTCTTCATTGTTCGAATAGATTTGGGTGGAAAGATGGAAGAGGATCACTCTTATATGGAACCGTTTCGTtttctaatttattttgttgatttttatgttttctttacaACACATTTTCCCATTCTTTATTGTATAGATATTTTTAGATGTTATCAAACATTTGGGATGATTTTTGCATAGTTTCTTCACATTACTTGTTTTATATACTTACTATTaatctattattttccatttttggtATGTTTTGAATATAAAAAAGTTGTTTTATAGACTTTTGAGTTTGTTTGTATATTATTTTTCGAATTTCTATGCTTTACTCCAACAGCTTCTAGCAATCCCATTCATTTATCTTTATATTACCATTTCTATTTTCCTCTTTCCTTATCAATTGCCACATAGTGAAGGGATTTGGAGTAGTGataggaaaaatgaagtttttgtcggaatcgattccgggtagctccgcagttttctggaatcgattcctgatagtaggtccgggatcagtttccggaatcggctccatatttgattccggaattggctctggAAGCGACTCCGGAaacggaatcgactccggaatcggaatcggtttcggaatcgaaatcggctctcgaatcgaaattggctcctaaattagaatcggcttCCAAACGGTGTCAGTTTCGGTATCGCCATaaaaataggcgtttgggtcaaATCATATTACGtattgataaccgcaaaaataaaaaaaaatacttgtaaaagatccattaTCATGGAGATTCGCGGACTGATTTCGTTTCTAAAACTTCTTTTTTCTATTCAAGAATATTACGGAGCTAATTATAATTCTGGAGTCAACTATGATTCCGTTATCggggcaaattgcgattcccaggtcaattccgattccgggaCCGATTGTTATcgtggaatcgattccggagccgactcgggaatcggctccggagtcaactctggaatcggcACCGGAGTCAActtcggaattggctccggaaatggaatcgattctagcatcggaatcggctccggaattgattccgaacatggaatcggaatcgggtaggtccgattccgagctcccacctcTAATTTGGAGACGCATTTTcctgtatatttttaaatgcattatTACCGAAAATAAACCCCCatcaaaattacaatttaacTAAAAGTCTATAATTACTCACTTGTGCTGATTAAAATGCTCCCATTGAAATGCGTACGTTTGTGTTGTGATTTTCGGAGCCAATTGATTTaatatttcaatgtccttccTTTACGGGCACACTTCaccaacaagcaaaacaaaaaactcgcGAAATAAAACTCGTGAAAGTAAGAAAGTCACCAGCACATTTGAATGTGGGAAAATACAACGTTCAAGAAAGCCTCCTCCATCTTCCCGattgagcagcagcacagcttGAGTTGACATTGATAGGGGTGCTTGAAAAGGGGTTCGCGTTTTGTGCTAAGAAAACTCCACCAAACAAATGCCAACAGCAGCGACAGCAACAGGCGCTGGTGACATGCAAAGGAGTCACCGTTGAAGTGGTGCGAGTCGTGGTGACATTCGGTTAAGAGAGCCCCACTCGAAACCCATTCCCGGTGTACTTTCCCACAAAGTCACAAGGACACAACAATGCCGAAAGGTCCCGCTTGCTCCTTCTCGCTTGGACCTTTGGACCTACGAACGTGCATAATTAAtcaatatttacaaaacatcGGTGCACTGGGAAGTTAGTCGCAAGTAATAAATCCCTCCCGCTGGTGCCAATGTCTCGACCAACAACTCGACACCACTTGTGGAGTGGCTCGATTACTGGCTCGGGGGGTTTTTGGTGCTGGATTGTGCTGCTGTAACGTGATACGCGAGTCAACTTGATGTCAAACATTGCACCGACAACAAACCACACGAATGCTGAGCCTCTTTCCAATCCATCCTCCCGGTTTCCTCTCCTTTTTGCGGTGCAGAATAATCCGTTAAACGGTGGCCTTTCGCTTTCGATACATCGACAGCAACCACCGGTGGGACCACCGTGGCTGGGCCGTGCTCTATTATTACGGTTGTACATTAATCCAATAATTATGGTAGCTCAGTTCGGCTAGAAAGGCTTTGAAATGAATCCCATCGGCACGGGTTTTCACGCGACCCTTCACACGGACAATGCAGTGGCATTGTGGAGGTTTAGAGCGTTATTTGAGCATGGTTTTGGGAGAGAAGCAGAGAGAATTTCTCGATAATATTTGACCTAATGAATACAAAAAGGAGCACATTTAAACGAAACAATGTAGATTAAACAGACTACAAAGTTCCACTGTGCACGTTTGTGAGACCGCTATCGATCTGCTACTAAACGAACCCTTCCAACTCGTGTCCAAGCAATAAACTCGCGATCTTGAACCCGCGCTTTTAGAAAAATAGCGTGTCTATCTATAACCGACAATGTATCCTTCATTGCCAACAAAACGTTACATCCCCTTCCCGGCAACATTGTTGTTATCAACATGCATTCATTTTCTCGTCAGCAGTTGCAGTCAAGCGACGCATGGCAGACAAAtatttaccaaacaaaaccTCAACAACCGCCCGTCGCTTCGTCGCTGTTGGTCGGTTTTTAGGGCTTgggaatacacacacacatagaaaccCTCCCGTAATCAATGGCCAGAGTAGACGGAGTGGAAAATCTGTTTAATTGAAAAGCGATGGAAAAGTGGGAAAGCCTTCATTATCGTGGATTCATTCACTACTGGGTGTAAGAGGAAGGCCATGCACGATGGCTAGGGCCGATAGAAATCCTAGCCATCGTTCTGCTACCGAATCCTATCTATTATCATCATCAGGACGCGTGACCTTTCTTTCCCTGTAGGGAGAGGGAGTCGTTACGGGGAGGAAAAAAGATGGCCATCCGACGGGCAATTCGACGGGTTTAGTAAAGGAGGACTCGGCGGAAGGTCATTATTAATTTGGAAGTTTATTTTGCTCATAATTAATCCAATCGGGAATTGTCATGTACGATCTATTTATACATTCATTACATCTTTTAAAGGCTTCTTCAATTGTACCCACACTACAATTGGTTGTCGTCTAACTGTATGGTTTAATAGCGAAACTTCAATAGCAAAGTTGATCGTATCGTCCTATATCGGGATGATAATTCTGCAATTAATTACAGAACTGCTGAAAAAGCACGCTGGTGACAAAAAAATTgagtttaacaaaaaatagatCACTTTTTGGAGGTAACTTCGAGCAAATCAAATTAGTACATTTATGGAACATGTCTCCTTAATATACCAGCCGTTCAAAGTACAATCGAACGATATCAAAATCCATCACCTGAGTTGGTTTGGGGTGCTATATCGACAAAAAGACATTGACAGAGGCGGAAAAAAAGCAATTAGTACTGTTTGCACCACACAAAAGCCATTTCAAACCATGCACTATAATACTTTATGGAAAAGATTAAGTTTTTGCTTGCAGCAGGATTCAGCTCCGGTCCCCATAAGGAATTTGCCTTCATTTTCAACAAGTCATCTGTATGGCCTACAGTTTTTTCATCTTTGAAGCCATTAACTTCAGTTTTTTTGGGAGAAATTTGCTAGGAAAGATCAACACTGTTAAGCATTTGAGTTGAATTCAAGCATCGTTCGTTTGCAGAAGAATAAGACCGAAATGCCGAATGAAGTTGTGCGTGCGACTTGCAATGACTTTGAAAAGCATTGACAAGGTTTACGAAAACAAGGAAGTGTTAGTTgaactcaactaagtacaaaGTAATGTTACTGTTGAAAGGTGCTGAACTAGACATCGATTTGGAGTGTGAagtcggtctggtggtacaggcggcaactcgtacgacttaacaacatgcctatcatgggttcaagtcctgaatagaccgtgctcccatatgTAAGACTGACTATTCTCCTATGTGTTATCAGTAAgttactgaaagccaagcccactagtgggtacaggagcagaccttgaccgacaacggaagaagaagaagcaaggACTGTGTAGGAACAAGGTCAAGTATTAGTCAAAATCGGTTTGGCCATCTCGGATGCCCTGGAAAACTCATCAAATCTTAAAaccattattattaaaaaaggCAGTACATTTGGTGAAACATtaaataaccattttacaattttcttgTGATCACCAGAccgatttatcatttttatcacaattaaaatttgaatcgaAAAGGGCTATTAGATGTCAAACTGCGTGTACTACGAACTTTTAGCTACTTGTCAAATCGTTGTACATTACTTGacctcgttcctacacagtcCTTGAGAAGAAGACATCGATGCCgcagataaataaataaaatttgctTTGTATTCTATGACATAATCCAACTCTATACATAGATGAGTTCTTCTTTGCTTTGTTCAATCGCTTAGCCACGATCGTTCTTTATGAATTAATAATACATCAATTTAAAGAAGCTTCTCCTAAGGTAATTCGGCAAAGTTTGCATTATATAGAGAAGTAGGTTGTCCTAAACATGGGTTATAAGACACCAAGGGCATCATTTCCATCAACCTTACTTACTATGTAACAGAATTTAACCTATATCGAATGTGATAAAGGTTAAAGTAAATCCTCAAAATAGAATTAAACGCCATATTACTGCTAATTTAACATATTTCAAACTAATCAATAAGAGGCTCTGTGTATCATACGCCATTTCTATGAAACTGCTTGATAATACGCTAATAAGTTTCATTAATCCCTCCATCCTAGAAACTTCCCATCAACCATTTAACCCGTGCGCATCTAAAACACTCCCAACACTTAGTTAACAGAAGTGGAAAATTGAACCAGTCAAACCCGTGTTCCAGTGGCCCAAAACCCCCCCTAGGCTCTCTCATGTCATTTACatccgcagcagcagtcgaAGCCGAACATTACAGCATTAGCTTACCATCTTGTACTAAATTAAAAACTacttcaaacacacatacgcatcGGTATAATTTACCCTCTCTCCCGGGAACAGAAGTCtcataccaccaccaccaccaggatTCCCGGTCCTCAGATGCACAGAAACATGAAAATTAACTTCCAAACCACCATTTTGGCGGCCCGGCTCGAGCGACCGGCCTCGACCACAGTTACTTGCGCGCAATCCACAAGAAGAAGGGAGAGATACGCGCAGATGAGCATGCCAAAACGAGTTCATTAATTGACAGAAATAAGATGGCTAATGTAAAGCCCTTGGGCAACCCCGGCTGCGGCTGTCTATTAACTGACAGTACCAGTTACTC comes from the Anopheles coluzzii chromosome 2, AcolN3, whole genome shotgun sequence genome and includes:
- the LOC120948999 gene encoding RNA polymerase-associated protein CTR9 homolog, encoding MAAPIEIPLRDTDEVIELDPEQLPEGEEVLGILRQERSQLNTWVTVALAYYKQKKTDDFIKILEASRVDANIHYRDFEKDQMRAYDMLAAYYVQEANREKSKDKKRDLFLKATLLYTTADKIIMYDQNHLLGRAYFCLLEGDKMDQADAQFNFVLNQSPSNIPSLLGKACIAFNKKDYRGALAFYKKALRTNPNCPAAVRLGMGHCFLKLSNPDKAKLAFQRALDLEPQCVGALVGLAILKLNLHEPESNRMGVQMLSKAYTIDSTNPMVLNHLANHFFFKKDYQKVQHLALHAFHNTENEAMRAESCYQLARAFHVQRDYDQAFQYYYQSTQFAPVNFVLPHFGLGQMYIYRGDSENAAQCFEKVLKAQPGNYETMKILGSLYATSSSQSKRDIAKNHLKKVTEQFPDDVEAWIELAQILEQNDLQGSLQAYGTATSILTEKVNADIPPEILNNVAALHYRLGNLDEAMSKLEQAIERAKIEAQHDAQYYDSISVSMTYNLARLYEAMAVFDKADKLYKDILKEHPNYIDCYLRLGCMARDKGLIFVASDFFKDALKINMENPDTRSLLGNLHLAKMQWTLGQKNFETILKNPATSSDAYSLIALGNFWLQSLHQPNRDKEKEKKHQEKALAIYKQVLRNDPKNIWAANGIGAVLAHKGCIIEARDIFAQVREATADFCDVWINIAHIYVEQKQYISAIQMYENCLKKFYRHNNVEVMQYLARAYFRAGKLKEAKMTLLKARRVAPQDTVLLFNIALVLQRLATFVLRDEKSVLSVVLQAVHELGLAHKYFTYLSVHGDKTRYNIALAETEANQCQDLLQQAQYHVSRARKIDEEERSLRQKQELEREEFKRRQAEDRRRMEEMRRKAHEEMLLKRQEYKEKTKNALFFAEPAPEAKKKGGRGRKDYISDSDASGGEVGGGGGSGGEEGSGAPKERKRKGEKKPRKSQGGGGSRKRKEKARRGSGGDSDSEEEEGEGSRKRKKKGASGGQKKRQKAMDEGLSQKQKGRILSKATVSTSESDSDDSRLKIASGDESGGESGAPATKRKRRIASDEEDSDGSQRRSRSRSRSGSGSRSRSRSGSGSRAGSRAGSGSRSRSRSRSRSRSRSGSAKGSRSRSRSGSGGSRSRSRSRSRSQSAGSRKSGSRSRSRSRSGSQASRGSRRSRSRSRSRSGSRSRSRSGSGSRQASPISRKSVSGSESE